The following proteins are encoded in a genomic region of Fervidobacterium pennivorans DSM 9078:
- a CDS encoding ABC transporter permease yields the protein MRLITLEFKRVISRPITYIVLLGLPILFISLGSVFFNSFGADSLKIGVYSEDRSPLSKFTVGIVMSLFHGGTIQYVGPDYVEKLKNGELNAVVIIPSDFTTSLFLARQTEIRYVPSPVDTQLSAAAYLVFKKLFEDLSGGPFFNPKVLQQMYTSSSVPAPKLVTDKEVNFSQVFAPSLILLITMFAAMLIGAGSVANDKERGLFLYYSIGKIKPYHYYIAKFTTTFLISFVAGLVSYFVFLINGFSMSILVILIIILSNALFHTALGIAISAFSQNTMSSNLIAAILGVLLLFSSGSLMPVSSLPELGKKILNFVPIYKSVYLLRMAQLFSIKDDFKVLITKNLFLSIIGASIFGALSIVCIKKEFSPKKS from the coding sequence ATGCGCCTGATTACACTGGAATTTAAAAGAGTTATCTCACGTCCTATTACGTACATAGTATTATTAGGCTTGCCGATACTTTTTATCTCACTCGGTAGTGTATTTTTTAATTCATTTGGTGCGGATAGTTTGAAAATAGGGGTTTACAGTGAAGACAGGTCACCACTTTCCAAATTTACCGTGGGAATTGTCATGTCTCTGTTCCATGGAGGGACAATTCAATACGTCGGTCCAGATTATGTTGAAAAACTTAAGAACGGGGAGCTTAATGCGGTTGTCATAATCCCAAGTGATTTTACTACATCGTTGTTTTTGGCAAGGCAGACGGAAATTAGGTATGTTCCAAGTCCTGTAGATACACAACTTTCGGCAGCAGCTTATCTTGTGTTTAAAAAGCTCTTCGAAGACTTAAGTGGTGGTCCATTTTTCAATCCAAAAGTGCTCCAACAGATGTACACTTCATCGAGTGTGCCTGCTCCAAAACTTGTTACGGACAAGGAAGTGAATTTTAGTCAAGTATTTGCACCAAGTTTGATTCTTTTGATAACCATGTTTGCTGCAATGTTGATAGGTGCAGGTAGTGTGGCTAATGACAAAGAACGTGGTCTATTTTTGTACTATTCCATCGGAAAGATAAAGCCTTATCATTACTATATTGCCAAGTTCACGACTACTTTTCTTATATCTTTCGTCGCGGGTTTGGTTTCCTATTTTGTCTTTTTGATAAATGGTTTTTCCATGAGCATTCTAGTTATCTTAATCATCATTTTATCAAATGCTCTGTTTCATACGGCTTTAGGAATAGCGATATCAGCATTTTCTCAAAACACCATGTCATCAAATCTTATCGCCGCAATTTTGGGTGTTCTGTTACTTTTCTCGAGCGGTTCGTTAATGCCTGTATCATCTTTACCAGAGTTAGGAAAGAAGATTTTGAATTTTGTCCCAATATATAAATCAGTCTACTTACTTCGCATGGCACAGCTTTTTTCAATAAAGGACGATTTCAAAGTTTTGATTACTAAAAATCTTTTTCTTTCGATCATAGGCGCCTCTATTTTTGGCGCATTATCAATTGTGTGCATTAAAAAAGAGTTTTCACCAAAAAAGAGTTAA
- a CDS encoding CotH kinase family protein, giving the protein MRSQVIVAIVFAVLVSTIAFSQLIISHESGFYESPFQVEIKSTVGGQIYYTMDGTDPVIGNTRTVEYERAIPIVERYDNTLIYIPTSPLYWKKPEGEFKKATVLKIIEVVNGKVTDSAVRTYFVGIHHDLPVVSIITDPSNLFDEEKGIYVPGKLFDSANPEWSGNYHQRGSDWERKAIMEYFENGKLVYRTDIGLRIHGEYTRNFPIKSLRLYARNREGEFTYPFFGRIGYKKLILRNSGNDWEATYIRDSAVQEIFKGLNFDTQDNYPVVHYINGEYWGIIYLMEYYDQRYLQVKHGVSEKNTVIINGDLSIQDGKEGGQESFVKLAEFVKDNDLSRPENYSYVASMIDIDSYIEYKIAEIIAGNMDWPGNNERMWRVLKPEDKHFGDGKWRWMMYDMDLSFWEPTHNTLKVAMYGDPNVWVTVTVGATSTLLFRRLLENEDFKKKFLERFDYVLNVVFNEDRVVKIIDEHASRIKTEIALHSRRWGKPEIDNWESEIEWMKEFARERKRYIREYLNAIFGTGK; this is encoded by the coding sequence ATGAGAAGTCAAGTAATTGTTGCGATTGTTTTTGCCGTATTGGTTTCGACTATAGCTTTTTCCCAACTCATTATATCCCATGAATCGGGATTTTACGAGAGCCCATTCCAAGTAGAAATTAAATCAACGGTCGGTGGGCAAATTTACTATACTATGGATGGTACTGACCCAGTCATTGGTAATACAAGAACTGTTGAGTATGAAAGAGCTATACCTATAGTTGAACGATACGATAACACGCTTATTTATATTCCAACATCTCCTTTATATTGGAAAAAACCCGAAGGAGAATTCAAAAAAGCAACCGTTCTAAAGATTATCGAGGTTGTGAACGGAAAGGTTACTGATAGTGCCGTAAGAACATACTTTGTAGGAATACACCACGACTTACCAGTTGTTTCAATAATCACTGATCCCTCAAACCTTTTTGATGAAGAAAAGGGAATTTACGTCCCTGGCAAACTCTTTGATTCCGCAAACCCTGAGTGGAGCGGTAACTACCACCAAAGGGGAAGCGATTGGGAAAGAAAGGCCATTATGGAATATTTTGAAAATGGAAAACTTGTTTACCGAACGGATATAGGTTTGAGGATCCATGGTGAATACACTCGGAATTTCCCGATAAAATCTCTCAGGCTATATGCGAGGAACAGGGAAGGAGAGTTCACTTATCCATTCTTTGGAAGAATAGGTTACAAAAAGCTTATTCTAAGAAACTCCGGCAACGATTGGGAAGCGACGTATATCCGGGATTCAGCAGTGCAAGAAATCTTCAAAGGATTAAATTTTGACACACAGGATAATTATCCGGTTGTTCATTACATCAACGGAGAATACTGGGGGATAATCTATTTGATGGAGTATTACGATCAAAGATACCTGCAAGTAAAACACGGAGTCAGTGAGAAAAACACGGTGATTATAAATGGAGATTTGAGCATACAAGATGGAAAAGAAGGCGGTCAAGAAAGCTTTGTCAAACTCGCCGAATTTGTTAAGGACAACGATTTATCAAGACCAGAAAATTATTCGTATGTTGCGAGTATGATAGATATTGACAGCTATATAGAGTACAAAATTGCTGAAATCATAGCCGGAAATATGGACTGGCCCGGTAATAACGAACGGATGTGGCGAGTTTTGAAACCTGAGGACAAACATTTTGGTGACGGTAAATGGAGATGGATGATGTATGACATGGACCTTTCCTTTTGGGAGCCAACACATAACACACTAAAAGTTGCAATGTATGGTGACCCAAATGTTTGGGTTACTGTAACAGTGGGTGCCACATCGACACTCCTTTTCAGAAGACTATTGGAAAATGAAGACTTTAAGAAGAAATTCCTGGAAAGGTTCGACTATGTACTAAACGTGGTATTTAATGAGGATAGGGTTGTAAAAATCATAGATGAACATGCAAGTCGAATAAAGACAGAGATAGCCTTACATTCCAGACGCTGGGGAAAGCCAGAAATAGACAACTGGGAAAGTGAAATAGAGTGGATGAAAGAGTTCGCAAGGGAACGGAAGAGATATATAAGAGAATACTTGAACGCGATTTTTGGAACTGGAAAATGA
- a CDS encoding sodium-dependent transporter — protein sequence MGNKRSAGKTKDSSNLSFHEREHWGSKLGLILAMAGNAIGLGNFWRFPYQAAKNGGGAFMIPYFAALLFMGIPLLIIEWSMGRYGGRYGYGTIGPMVYLQAKEGASKKVALVLGALAGAIALSVVVLLNSYYNHIIGWTLGYAWLTATGGYMDPSVDTVSYFVHYIQSPSLVFTFWIITLAILWYVARGGVQKGVERLAKIAMPTIYVFALILLIRALTLGSPVKPEWAPIKGLDFLWAPRWNELNWSSTLAAAGQIFFTLSLGMGIIQNYASYLKKDDDIVTSAVATASLNEFAEVILAGTIVIPIAFTFLGPEGLKSGVGLSFIALPNVFRTMVGGNVIGTLWFLLLFFAGITSSIAMFNYLVAFLEEQFGVDRKKGSSVIFALYILAGLPIALEPIVTKTSELLYLTELDNWVGSYLLVVLGLIEIISAVWLFKEKGLEEINNGSYWKVPKWFYSIVMKLITPAFIIVLLVFSTIDYAKNGYLKVVPDFAKNYPNLIPWVFAARSVMVLVFLLSFILIYRALNNMQKNEAGGKQ from the coding sequence ATGGGCAACAAAAGGTCTGCTGGAAAGACAAAAGATTCTAGCAACTTATCTTTCCACGAAAGGGAACACTGGGGCAGCAAGTTAGGGCTGATTCTCGCGATGGCAGGTAACGCGATAGGTTTGGGAAACTTTTGGAGGTTTCCATATCAGGCCGCCAAAAATGGTGGCGGAGCTTTTATGATTCCTTATTTTGCTGCCTTACTGTTCATGGGAATACCTCTTTTGATAATAGAGTGGTCTATGGGACGATACGGTGGACGGTACGGATATGGAACTATAGGACCTATGGTTTACCTGCAGGCAAAAGAAGGTGCAAGTAAAAAGGTTGCTTTAGTTCTTGGTGCTTTAGCTGGAGCGATTGCACTCTCTGTTGTTGTATTGTTGAACTCTTATTACAACCATATCATAGGATGGACGCTTGGGTATGCATGGTTGACTGCAACTGGCGGATATATGGACCCTTCAGTTGATACAGTCTCATACTTTGTTCATTATATTCAAAGTCCTTCGTTGGTTTTCACTTTCTGGATAATTACCTTGGCGATATTATGGTATGTAGCGCGAGGTGGTGTTCAGAAAGGTGTGGAAAGGCTAGCAAAAATTGCAATGCCAACAATATATGTCTTTGCTTTGATTCTTCTTATCAGAGCACTTACACTTGGCTCACCTGTTAAACCTGAGTGGGCACCCATCAAGGGACTGGACTTTTTGTGGGCACCTCGATGGAATGAACTGAACTGGTCGTCAACACTTGCAGCGGCAGGTCAAATATTCTTCACCCTTTCACTTGGGATGGGTATAATTCAAAACTATGCTTCTTATTTGAAAAAAGACGATGATATAGTAACATCCGCGGTTGCTACTGCTTCACTAAATGAATTTGCAGAAGTAATCCTTGCTGGAACAATAGTAATACCCATTGCCTTTACTTTCCTTGGACCGGAAGGGTTAAAGAGTGGTGTAGGACTTTCTTTCATAGCCTTGCCGAATGTATTTAGAACGATGGTTGGTGGTAATGTCATTGGAACATTGTGGTTCTTGTTACTTTTCTTTGCAGGTATCACAAGCTCTATAGCGATGTTCAATTACTTGGTAGCATTTTTAGAAGAACAGTTTGGAGTCGACCGAAAGAAAGGTTCAAGCGTGATATTCGCACTTTATATACTCGCAGGTTTACCTATCGCGTTGGAACCAATCGTTACGAAAACAAGCGAACTATTATACCTCACAGAGCTTGACAACTGGGTAGGTTCTTATCTGTTAGTTGTTTTGGGATTGATTGAAATAATATCAGCCGTCTGGCTATTCAAGGAAAAAGGTTTAGAAGAAATCAATAATGGGAGCTACTGGAAGGTTCCAAAATGGTTCTATTCAATAGTCATGAAATTGATAACCCCGGCGTTCATAATTGTATTGCTCGTATTTTCAACCATTGATTACGCCAAAAATGGTTATCTAAAAGTAGTGCCAGATTTTGCGAAAAATTATCCAAACTTAATTCCATGGGTCTTTGCCGCAAGGTCAGTTATGGTTCTTGTGTTCTTACTTAGCTTCATTTTGATTTATAGGGCTCTGAATAATATGCAGAAAAATGAGGCAGGTGGGAAACAATGA
- the heR gene encoding heliorhodopsin HeR: protein MKNGELTKLREMNLFAAIFHLVQGIVVLVLANDFSITITRGFLKFDETTRSLIPAVENLFDVKLAYLIASFPFITFIFHLLVATVFNKKYNEDLSKGINPFRWAEYSISSSIMMIIIAMLVGISDFGTLLLIFSINATMILFGYLMELINQFTEKTVWSPFYFGVFAGLIPWIVVFLVILRSNPPDFVIWIFVSIAIFFNLFPINMTLQYKKIGKWKDYLYGEKVYIILSLVSKTILVWQVFAGTLQPK from the coding sequence ATGAAAAATGGTGAACTTACCAAGTTGAGGGAAATGAATCTGTTTGCTGCAATTTTCCATCTTGTGCAAGGAATAGTGGTATTAGTTCTTGCAAACGACTTTTCAATAACCATAACAAGGGGATTTTTGAAATTCGATGAAACTACACGCAGTCTCATCCCAGCAGTGGAAAATCTCTTCGATGTTAAGCTTGCATATCTTATAGCTTCTTTCCCATTCATAACGTTTATTTTCCATCTATTAGTTGCTACGGTATTCAACAAAAAGTACAACGAAGACCTGAGTAAAGGTATTAACCCATTCAGATGGGCAGAGTATTCAATCTCTTCCTCCATCATGATGATCATCATAGCTATGCTCGTAGGTATCTCTGATTTTGGAACTTTACTACTCATATTCTCAATCAACGCAACAATGATACTCTTTGGATATCTGATGGAATTAATTAATCAGTTCACAGAGAAAACCGTTTGGAGTCCATTCTACTTTGGGGTATTTGCTGGGTTAATCCCATGGATAGTGGTATTCCTAGTCATACTCAGATCAAATCCACCTGACTTTGTGATTTGGATATTTGTCAGTATCGCTATTTTCTTTAACCTATTCCCAATAAATATGACTTTGCAGTATAAAAAGATTGGCAAGTGGAAAGACTATTTATACGGTGAAAAAGTCTACATCATCTTGAGCCTTGTTTCAAAAACAATCTTAGTCTGGCAAGTTTTCGCCGGAACGTTGCAACCTAAGTAA
- the priA gene encoding replication restart helicase PriA has product MYYVVAISNYSENKMFVYSSAENITLGERVVVSFRNKKTLAYVIQKFESIEKIWKSNIKELIDFEKIGLNSSKVPKIIERCDYISFIDSVRLNAFIDCALSLGYPIGRLFDLSFPPSFDKYFTLFVESANPLFNLPKMKYEEFRKMSKAKEYIENGLVRIFRDFETKKPRPRGKEEFVKLLASPEELAKLRLTSKQSVVVNYLLLKGVSTVDEILSDLEGEGIDKSVLVQLKNKGVVEITELPITNETTEQLNSKRKLTDEQHKAVENILEELNDRKTHLKHLLFGPTGSGKTEVYLDVIKHALNFGNVIYLVPEISLTEQTIARLRKHFPDIPIAVYHSYQTDAKRVEIWSKAVKGEINILVGPRSALFVPLKNLKLVVVDEEQDEGYYNNSEPYYDVRKILHHFPVTIIFGSATPHLETYKLAKDGLYKFHVLTKRFNVELPEVEIIDMRKEKKVTPSISKTLHEEITNVLNKGMSALIFTRRKGFSRVQCAVCGHTVKCDNCDVSMTYHSDSEKLKCHLCGLEKGVPNMCPVCGSQLFTDKGTGTEKIERELRELFPGKNIGRIDAEIIDTPEKLKKVLEALREGKLEIVTGTKMITKGLDIYRIGLVGIVDVDALISYPDINAPLRTFQLLVQVIGRAGRKEKGKAIIQTYDPNNPVIVYASAQDVIGYYERELSLRRELNYPPFADIVHVMYSNQSEEIARETIDAVYNEILNAEELYIEILGPSEHPVFKVANKYRYQFFVKTTNVSKVVNLISEIKTKYPGDWVVQVTPPEI; this is encoded by the coding sequence ATGTATTACGTTGTAGCAATATCGAATTACTCGGAGAACAAGATGTTCGTATACTCTTCCGCTGAAAACATAACCCTTGGAGAAAGGGTTGTGGTATCTTTTAGAAATAAAAAGACTTTGGCGTATGTGATTCAAAAGTTTGAGAGTATTGAAAAAATATGGAAGAGTAACATAAAAGAACTTATTGACTTTGAGAAAATAGGATTGAATTCATCTAAGGTACCGAAAATCATTGAACGTTGTGACTATATTTCATTCATAGATAGTGTCCGACTAAATGCATTTATCGACTGTGCACTTTCTCTGGGTTATCCAATAGGTCGGTTGTTCGACTTATCATTCCCTCCCAGTTTTGACAAATACTTCACGCTATTTGTTGAAAGTGCTAACCCGTTGTTTAACCTTCCAAAGATGAAATACGAAGAATTTAGGAAAATGAGCAAGGCAAAAGAGTACATCGAAAATGGGCTGGTTAGAATTTTCCGCGATTTCGAAACTAAAAAGCCAAGACCAAGGGGCAAAGAAGAATTTGTAAAGCTTTTAGCTTCCCCAGAAGAATTGGCAAAGTTACGATTGACTTCAAAACAATCGGTAGTTGTAAACTATTTGCTTTTAAAAGGAGTATCAACCGTCGATGAAATACTGAGCGACTTGGAAGGCGAAGGTATAGATAAAAGTGTTTTAGTGCAACTAAAAAATAAAGGTGTTGTTGAAATAACAGAACTACCAATTACAAACGAAACAACTGAACAACTTAACAGTAAAAGAAAGCTAACGGACGAACAGCACAAAGCCGTAGAAAATATCTTAGAAGAATTAAACGACCGAAAAACGCATTTAAAACACCTACTTTTTGGTCCTACAGGAAGCGGAAAAACAGAGGTTTATTTAGATGTTATTAAACACGCACTGAACTTTGGTAATGTGATTTACCTTGTGCCAGAGATATCACTAACAGAACAAACCATTGCAAGACTGCGAAAACACTTTCCAGATATCCCCATCGCGGTGTATCACAGCTATCAGACAGACGCAAAAAGGGTAGAAATATGGTCAAAAGCAGTAAAAGGGGAAATAAACATCCTCGTTGGTCCGCGCAGTGCCCTCTTCGTTCCCTTGAAGAATTTAAAACTTGTCGTTGTTGATGAAGAACAAGACGAAGGATACTACAACAACAGTGAGCCATATTACGATGTGAGAAAGATACTACATCACTTTCCAGTAACCATTATATTTGGCTCTGCAACTCCACATCTTGAAACCTACAAACTTGCAAAGGATGGGCTCTACAAATTCCACGTTCTCACAAAGAGATTCAACGTAGAATTACCAGAAGTTGAAATCATCGACATGAGGAAAGAAAAGAAAGTGACTCCTTCGATATCTAAGACACTTCACGAAGAAATTACAAACGTTCTAAACAAGGGCATGTCAGCTTTGATATTCACCCGTCGAAAAGGATTTTCAAGGGTCCAATGTGCCGTATGTGGTCACACCGTGAAATGTGACAACTGCGATGTCTCCATGACTTACCACTCCGATTCCGAAAAGCTGAAATGTCATCTGTGCGGTTTGGAAAAAGGTGTTCCGAATATGTGCCCAGTTTGTGGCTCTCAACTATTCACAGACAAAGGCACAGGGACTGAAAAGATAGAAAGAGAACTCAGGGAACTCTTCCCTGGTAAAAATATTGGACGAATAGATGCAGAAATTATTGACACTCCTGAAAAACTGAAAAAAGTCCTCGAAGCTTTAAGAGAAGGAAAATTGGAAATCGTTACAGGGACGAAGATGATAACAAAAGGACTGGATATCTATCGAATAGGTCTCGTTGGAATCGTTGACGTCGATGCGTTGATATCTTATCCTGATATAAACGCTCCATTAAGAACTTTTCAACTCCTTGTCCAAGTCATTGGTAGAGCTGGGAGAAAAGAAAAAGGCAAAGCTATCATACAAACCTACGACCCGAACAATCCCGTAATTGTTTACGCAAGTGCACAGGATGTTATAGGTTATTACGAGCGTGAATTGTCGTTAAGAAGAGAATTGAATTATCCTCCATTCGCAGATATTGTGCATGTTATGTATTCAAACCAATCAGAAGAAATAGCCAGAGAAACCATCGACGCCGTTTACAACGAAATTCTCAACGCAGAAGAGCTGTATATAGAAATACTTGGCCCTTCTGAGCACCCCGTATTTAAAGTTGCGAACAAATATCGTTATCAGTTCTTTGTTAAAACCACAAATGTATCTAAAGTTGTTAATTTAATTAGTGAAATCAAAACCAAATATCCGGGGGATTGGGTTGTGCAGGTCACTCCTCCGGAGATATAA
- a CDS encoding methylenetetrahydrofolate reductase translates to MDETNKTEFFAYRFILETLPPRGTNPDKYLAFCKEAVEQGAQIIAVTDLPMGSARVSPIAPAHMLVEMGLEVLMHFSRTTRNAIRIEGDLIAAHMLGIKNLLILSGDDPRVGTYPFSSSIEDFSIYDVFKLTKLLNEKGEDLAGLKIFGSFSFNAGGVFSPFEKDLNQTLERMELKMQNGCQFFVSQPIFNSETILKLFEKSEAEELFRRTKIYIALMVFESFQQLEHYSKVPGVFVPKEYFRQKNDAHLEQYSIHQCISIIEKLAPYVHGFYLTSTTKKMETIKTISDAVVSQY, encoded by the coding sequence ATGGATGAAACAAATAAAACCGAATTTTTTGCTTATCGGTTTATTCTAGAGACACTTCCTCCAAGGGGAACGAACCCAGACAAATACTTAGCTTTCTGCAAAGAAGCTGTAGAACAAGGAGCTCAAATAATTGCGGTCACAGATTTACCTATGGGAAGTGCAAGGGTATCTCCCATAGCACCTGCTCATATGCTGGTAGAAATGGGATTAGAGGTGCTGATGCATTTTTCACGAACTACGAGAAATGCAATTCGAATAGAAGGTGATTTAATCGCTGCACACATGCTTGGTATTAAGAATCTCTTGATTCTCTCCGGAGATGACCCAAGGGTTGGAACCTATCCGTTTTCATCGAGTATTGAAGATTTTAGTATATACGATGTGTTCAAACTAACAAAACTACTGAACGAAAAGGGTGAAGACCTCGCAGGTTTGAAAATCTTTGGTTCTTTCTCGTTCAATGCGGGAGGTGTCTTCAGCCCATTTGAGAAAGATTTGAATCAGACATTGGAAAGAATGGAACTCAAAATGCAAAATGGATGCCAATTTTTCGTCTCGCAACCTATCTTCAATTCCGAGACTATTTTAAAATTATTTGAAAAATCTGAAGCTGAAGAACTTTTCAGAAGAACTAAAATCTACATCGCTCTCATGGTTTTTGAATCCTTTCAACAACTTGAACATTACTCAAAAGTCCCAGGCGTCTTCGTTCCAAAAGAATACTTCCGTCAAAAAAATGATGCACATTTAGAACAATACTCAATTCATCAATGCATCTCCATAATTGAAAAGCTTGCACCATATGTCCATGGCTTTTACCTCACTTCCACAACAAAGAAAATGGAAACGATAAAGACAATTTCGGATGCAGTAGTTTCGCAGTATTAA
- the pelG gene encoding exopolysaccharide Pel transporter PelG: MAGIGFELNKLLSKNSFFSDIFSFFYSANVSAGPWIMSSVTLVVIQLLIPQNEIPFFISAIIYTFIFSTIIFGSVSTSVTRFLADLIYKKEFEKIYGLYISSLGYAVFSSATFLTVFFLINKITELWKIFLFSYSLTSLTIIWVQVIFITAIRVFTPVVLSFLFGSLLSLFGSVYLFKFRGEYFSYLGYNFGLMFIASMLQLFIRRYLFVVKPSKETKLLFLEAVKKYKKQAVSGFITYMAAWIDDFIAWSYFKYSISKGFIFAPQYDIPMFISYLFIVPTLTLFVLNLETDFYFNYRAFYQSIEENRTLTYIKLAKETLDNNLYATTKLILSVQFAFMLSGLILSGPFAKALLLNDYGLKALRFGIVGAAANGIFLYVSLIAHYFDLPDIPMYASIIAFTINFVFSMLTIIRFPGIGFAIGFIIAVIYSWTKFRAVYKDLLHFEFIRNRLSLPLRQVIIHENKYFEETE; the protein is encoded by the coding sequence ATGGCGGGGATTGGTTTTGAACTCAACAAATTGTTAAGTAAAAACTCTTTTTTTTCTGATATATTCAGTTTCTTTTATTCAGCAAATGTTAGTGCTGGACCTTGGATAATGTCTTCTGTCACTCTTGTTGTTATTCAATTACTCATTCCGCAAAATGAGATACCGTTCTTTATTTCGGCAATCATATACACGTTTATCTTTTCCACGATAATCTTCGGCAGTGTTTCCACTTCTGTAACGAGGTTTCTAGCGGATTTAATCTACAAAAAGGAATTCGAAAAAATATATGGGCTTTACATTTCATCTCTTGGATATGCAGTCTTTTCTTCCGCAACTTTCCTAACTGTCTTCTTCCTAATAAATAAAATTACAGAGCTTTGGAAAATATTTCTGTTTTCATATTCTCTAACAAGTTTGACAATCATTTGGGTACAAGTCATTTTCATAACGGCAATAAGGGTTTTTACTCCTGTTGTACTCAGTTTTTTATTCGGAAGTCTGCTGAGTCTGTTTGGAAGTGTTTATCTTTTTAAATTTAGAGGCGAATACTTTTCTTATTTGGGTTACAACTTCGGACTGATGTTTATAGCTTCAATGCTCCAGTTGTTTATAAGGCGCTATTTGTTTGTTGTGAAACCTTCCAAAGAGACCAAACTTCTATTCCTGGAAGCCGTAAAAAAATACAAAAAACAAGCCGTTTCGGGTTTCATAACTTATATGGCAGCCTGGATAGACGATTTCATCGCATGGTCTTATTTCAAATACTCAATTTCAAAAGGTTTCATTTTTGCTCCTCAGTATGATATCCCTATGTTCATTTCTTATCTCTTTATTGTCCCAACGCTGACACTCTTTGTGCTGAACTTAGAAACTGATTTCTACTTTAATTACAGGGCTTTCTACCAATCGATAGAAGAAAATCGCACACTTACATATATCAAGCTCGCCAAAGAAACACTCGATAATAACTTATACGCAACCACAAAACTCATTCTTTCAGTCCAATTCGCTTTTATGCTTTCTGGCTTAATACTCTCGGGTCCTTTTGCAAAAGCTTTGTTGTTAAACGATTATGGTCTTAAAGCCTTAAGATTTGGTATTGTGGGAGCTGCAGCGAACGGTATTTTTCTCTACGTTTCACTGATTGCTCATTACTTTGATTTGCCAGATATTCCTATGTATGCTTCCATAATCGCATTCACAATTAACTTCGTATTCTCGATGTTAACTATCATACGTTTCCCCGGTATTGGATTTGCTATAGGATTCATCATAGCAGTGATTTACAGCTGGACAAAATTCAGAGCCGTATACAAAGATTTGCTCCACTTTGAGTTCATACGAAACAGACTATCTCTTCCTTTAAGGCAGGTGATTATCCACGAAAACAAATATTTTGAAGAAACTGAATGA
- a CDS encoding RnfABCDGE type electron transport complex subunit B, with translation MVVVYSAVLLGGLGFAFGLFLSYVSEKFKVEEDPTVKLILEALPGINCGACGYPGCEGYAKAIAKGDKPDKCLPGKKSGVEEKIRQILSQKNN, from the coding sequence GTGGTGGTCGTTTACTCGGCAGTCCTGCTTGGAGGACTAGGTTTTGCTTTTGGGTTGTTTCTTTCATATGTTTCTGAAAAGTTCAAAGTCGAAGAGGACCCAACGGTCAAGCTCATTTTAGAGGCTTTACCTGGAATAAATTGTGGTGCATGTGGTTATCCTGGATGCGAAGGTTACGCCAAAGCTATCGCCAAAGGAGATAAGCCTGATAAATGTTTGCCAGGTAAAAAGTCTGGAGTTGAAGAAAAAATCAGGCAGATACTTAGTCAGAAAAATAACTAA